In a genomic window of Pseudomonas mohnii:
- a CDS encoding tautomerase family protein produces MPFVSVRITRDGVTREQKAQVIAEITETLQRVLGKPPELTHIVIEEIDTDNWGYKGITTTEYRKNLPG; encoded by the coding sequence ATGCCTTTCGTCAGCGTACGTATTACCCGTGACGGCGTTACCCGGGAGCAAAAAGCCCAGGTCATCGCGGAAATCACCGAAACCTTGCAGCGCGTCCTCGGCAAACCGCCAGAACTGACGCACATCGTGATCGAGGAAATTGATACCGATAACTGGGGGTATAAAGGCATCACCACCACTGAATATCGAAAGAATCTGCCAGGGTGA
- a CDS encoding DUF2442 domain-containing protein codes for MKTIKARTLFDLPVTESRLDEAIERGELRRRSGLQATAVAFLDPCLAVSFEDGSGVLLPVKNYSEFDGFEAEDFTRLKVGYSGTALCHEGKDLHVSIAEMISACPPLMAMATSIVASRNGRQSSSAKAEAARANGKKGGRPRKVDVAP; via the coding sequence ATGAAAACCATAAAAGCCAGGACGCTGTTTGATCTACCAGTCACCGAAAGTCGCCTGGACGAAGCCATTGAAAGGGGTGAGTTACGCCGTCGCAGCGGTTTACAGGCCACGGCGGTAGCCTTTCTGGACCCGTGTCTGGCCGTCAGCTTCGAAGATGGCAGCGGTGTGTTGCTGCCGGTCAAGAATTATTCGGAATTCGACGGTTTTGAGGCCGAGGATTTCACCCGGCTGAAAGTCGGTTACTCCGGTACGGCGCTTTGCCACGAAGGTAAGGATCTGCATGTATCCATTGCAGAGATGATATCGGCGTGTCCGCCATTGATGGCCATGGCGACTTCGATCGTCGCGTCACGCAATGGCCGTCAAAGCAGTTCGGCCAAGGCTGAGGCCGCACGCGCCAATGGCAAAAAAGGTGGGCGTCCGCGAAAGGTTGATGTCGCCCCTTGA
- a CDS encoding TetR family transcriptional regulator, with translation MTMTSELSLASDEPMAEPRKSRKNNPEKTRENILQEAIVEFVQQGLSGARVDAIAERIHTSKRMIYYYFGSKEQLYVEVLEKLYGDIRSTENRLHLAELAPVEAIRRLVEFTFDHHDRNVDFVRIVSIENIHNAEYVKRSDAIKAMNNTILDSLGEILRRGAEEGLFRKGLVPLDVHLLISSFCFYRVSNRHTFGEIFQIDLPDEGIKQRHREMICESVLRYLQA, from the coding sequence ATGACAATGACTTCAGAACTCTCCTTGGCGTCCGACGAACCGATGGCCGAGCCGCGTAAGAGTCGCAAGAACAACCCGGAAAAAACCCGCGAGAACATTCTTCAAGAAGCCATTGTCGAGTTCGTTCAGCAGGGGCTTTCCGGGGCTCGTGTGGATGCGATCGCCGAGCGCATCCACACGTCCAAGCGCATGATCTATTACTACTTCGGCAGTAAGGAACAGCTCTACGTCGAAGTGCTGGAAAAGCTTTACGGCGATATCCGCAGCACCGAGAACCGTCTGCACCTGGCCGAACTGGCCCCGGTGGAGGCGATTCGGCGGCTGGTGGAATTCACCTTCGATCACCATGACCGCAACGTCGATTTCGTGCGCATCGTCAGCATTGAAAACATCCACAACGCCGAGTACGTGAAGCGTTCCGATGCGATCAAGGCGATGAACAACACCATCCTCGACTCATTGGGTGAGATTCTGCGTCGTGGTGCCGAGGAAGGGCTGTTTCGTAAGGGGCTGGTTCCGCTGGATGTGCATTTGCTGATCAGTTCGTTCTGCTTCTATCGCGTGTCGAACCGTCACACCTTTGGTGAGATTTTTCAGATCGACTTGCCGGACGAGGGCATCAAGCAGCGTCATCGGGAGATGATTTGCGAGTCTGTTCTGCGCTATTTGCAGGCCTGA
- a CDS encoding shikimate dehydrogenase → MNPNHTVLAGLIGAGIQASRTPALHEHEGDAQGLRYLYRLIDLDQLKLDSDALPDLLSAAERMNFTGLNITFPCKQAIIPLLDELSPEARGIGAVNTVVLKDGKRIGHNTDCLGFAEGFRRGLTGVAVDRVVQMGAGGAGAAVAHALLSEGVRQLSIFDVEISRAQSLADNLNQHFGSGRAVAGLDLAGSLAEADGLVNTTPMGMKKLPGMPVPVEWLRAQLWVAEIVYFPLETELLRNARALGCRTLDGGNMAVFQAVKAFELFSGVVPDAQRMLAHFQSMNG, encoded by the coding sequence GTGAATCCGAACCATACGGTATTGGCCGGACTGATCGGCGCCGGCATCCAGGCGTCCCGCACCCCGGCGCTGCACGAACATGAAGGCGATGCCCAGGGTTTGCGCTACCTCTATCGCCTGATCGACCTCGATCAACTGAAACTCGACAGCGATGCCCTGCCCGACCTGCTCAGTGCCGCCGAGCGCATGAACTTTACCGGGCTGAACATCACCTTCCCGTGCAAGCAGGCGATCATCCCGCTGCTCGACGAATTGTCGCCGGAAGCCCGCGGCATCGGCGCGGTGAACACCGTGGTGCTCAAGGATGGCAAGCGCATCGGCCACAACACCGATTGCCTGGGATTTGCCGAAGGCTTTCGCCGTGGCTTGACCGGCGTTGCCGTTGACCGCGTCGTACAGATGGGTGCCGGAGGCGCCGGTGCCGCCGTCGCCCACGCACTATTGAGCGAAGGCGTACGGCAACTGAGCATTTTCGATGTGGAAATCAGTCGTGCCCAGAGCCTGGCGGACAACCTCAATCAACATTTCGGCAGCGGCCGCGCTGTCGCGGGTCTCGATCTGGCGGGGAGCCTGGCCGAGGCCGACGGCCTGGTGAACACCACCCCCATGGGCATGAAAAAACTGCCGGGCATGCCGGTGCCGGTCGAGTGGCTGCGCGCGCAGCTGTGGGTCGCGGAGATTGTTTACTTCCCGCTGGAAACCGAACTGCTGCGCAACGCCCGCGCCCTGGGCTGCCGGACCCTGGATGGCGGCAACATGGCGGTGTTTCAAGCGGTGAAGGCGTTCGAATTGTTCAGCGGCGTGGTGCCCGATGCCCAGCGAATGCTGGCGCACTTTCAAAGCATGAATGGCTGA
- the aroQ gene encoding type II 3-dehydroquinate dehydratase, with product MPPIILVLNGPNLNLLGTREPATYGHETLADISALCGRTAEEFGLAVEFRQTNHEGELLDWIHNARNRCAGIVINPAAWTHTSVAIRDALVASELPVIEVHLSNVHAREPFRHHSFVSAIATAVMAGFGSHGYRLALEHFSLRLKG from the coding sequence ATGCCCCCCATTATTCTGGTGCTCAACGGCCCGAATCTGAACCTGCTCGGCACCCGTGAGCCGGCAACCTACGGCCACGAAACCCTCGCTGACATTTCCGCCCTGTGCGGTCGTACCGCCGAAGAATTCGGCCTGGCGGTGGAGTTTCGCCAGACCAACCACGAAGGCGAACTGCTCGACTGGATTCACAACGCCCGCAACCGTTGCGCCGGTATCGTGATCAACCCGGCCGCGTGGACCCACACGTCGGTGGCGATCCGCGATGCGCTGGTTGCCAGTGAACTGCCGGTGATCGAAGTGCACCTGTCCAATGTCCACGCCCGTGAACCTTTCCGCCACCACTCCTTCGTCTCGGCGATCGCCACTGCGGTGATGGCCGGGTTCGGCAGCCACGGCTATCGCCTGGCGCTGGAGCATTTCAGTCTGCGTTTGAAGGGGTGA
- a CDS encoding LysR family transcriptional regulator gives MQRQFDDLQLGSIELFCLAAEAGSFTSAALVAGVTPAAVSRSVSRMEERLGVRLFARTTRSVKLTDSGRRYYEECRQALAQLVEAQREVMGQQQVPSGTLRISIPTTYAHHRILPLLPAFRARFPAVKVESHISNRNIDFVGEGYDMAIRVRAIPDSGLIARPLEDAELVMVASPDYLQRAGTPQTLDDLQHHECIQYELPSSGRRIAWLFNDKSVEREILAEGNFSCSDDVLGGVTLAKHGAGLFQTYRFIVEKELADGSLLEVLKPYGGRSRPFTLLYPQSRHVPLRLRAFIDFLLEHLPR, from the coding sequence ATGCAGCGACAATTCGACGATCTTCAGCTAGGCAGTATCGAGCTGTTTTGCCTGGCCGCCGAAGCCGGTAGCTTCACTTCTGCCGCGCTGGTGGCAGGCGTCACTCCGGCGGCCGTGAGTCGCTCGGTGTCACGTATGGAAGAGCGTCTGGGCGTACGGCTGTTCGCACGCACCACCCGCAGCGTCAAGCTGACCGACAGCGGTCGTCGCTACTACGAGGAATGCCGCCAGGCGCTGGCCCAACTGGTTGAAGCCCAGCGCGAAGTCATGGGCCAGCAGCAAGTACCGTCCGGGACCCTGCGCATCAGTATTCCCACCACCTACGCCCACCATCGCATCCTGCCGTTGCTCCCGGCCTTTCGCGCGCGTTTTCCGGCGGTGAAGGTTGAGTCGCACATCAGCAATCGCAACATCGATTTTGTCGGCGAAGGCTATGACATGGCCATTCGCGTGCGGGCGATTCCGGATTCCGGCCTGATCGCCAGGCCCCTCGAAGACGCCGAACTGGTGATGGTTGCCAGCCCCGACTACCTCCAGCGTGCCGGCACGCCGCAAACCCTCGACGACCTGCAGCACCACGAATGCATCCAGTACGAACTGCCCAGCAGCGGCCGGCGCATCGCCTGGTTGTTCAACGACAAGAGCGTGGAGCGGGAAATTCTGGCGGAAGGCAACTTCAGTTGTTCCGACGATGTATTGGGTGGCGTGACCCTGGCGAAACACGGCGCGGGGTTGTTTCAGACCTATCGTTTCATTGTCGAAAAGGAACTGGCTGATGGCTCATTGCTGGAAGTGCTCAAGCCCTACGGCGGACGCTCTCGGCCGTTTACCCTGCTCTATCCGCAAAGTCGCCACGTCCCCCTCAGATTGCGGGCGTTTATCGATTTTCTGCTTGAGCATCTGCCGCGCTGA
- the quiC gene encoding 3-dehydroshikimate dehydratase QuiC, with translation MQRSIATVSLSGTLPEKLEAIAAAGFDGVEIFENDLLYYDGSPREIKQMCADLGIAITLFQPFRDFEGCRRDRLSRNLERAERKFDLMQELGTDLVLVCSNASADSIGDEQILVDDLRLLAERAGARGLRIGYEALAWGRHVNTYQQVWNIVRQADHSSLGVLLDSFHTLSLKGDPSAIADIPGDKIFFVQMADSPILAMDVLEWSRHFRCFPGQGEFDLPGFLAPIIKSGYTGPLSLEIFNDGFRAAPPRANAADGLRSLLYLEEKTRQRLAQESRPAANLDILFETPKASEYNGIEFLEFAVDESLGAKLSNWLERLGFVKAGQHRSKSVSLLRQGDINLILNSEPYSFGHSFFEAHGPSLCATAVRVKDSASALARAVAYKGQPYRGLVGPNELELAAVRAPDGSLIYLVDQDADVYGTDFNLQPNALASGGLKRIDHMAMALPADSLDSWVLFYKSLLDFEANDEVVLPDPYGLVKSRALRSRDSSIRLPLNISENRNTAVSHALSSYRGSGVHHIAFDCDDIFAEVSRAKAAGVPLLDIPLNYYDDLAARFDFDDEFLSELAYYNVLYDRDAQGGELFHVYTEPFEGRFFFEIIQRKNGYAGYGAANVAVRLAAMAKSRSGAVRQAKL, from the coding sequence ATGCAGCGTTCCATTGCCACCGTTTCCTTGAGCGGTACCCTGCCGGAAAAACTCGAAGCCATTGCCGCCGCTGGTTTTGACGGCGTCGAGATTTTCGAGAATGACCTTCTCTACTACGACGGCAGCCCCCGGGAAATCAAACAGATGTGCGCCGATCTCGGGATCGCCATCACCTTGTTTCAACCGTTCCGGGATTTCGAAGGCTGCCGCCGTGACCGCCTGTCGCGCAATCTGGAGCGGGCCGAGCGCAAGTTCGACCTGATGCAGGAACTGGGCACCGACCTGGTGCTGGTGTGCAGCAACGCCTCGGCCGATTCCATTGGCGATGAGCAGATTCTGGTCGACGACTTGCGCCTGCTGGCCGAACGCGCCGGCGCGCGGGGTTTGCGTATCGGTTACGAAGCACTGGCCTGGGGCCGGCATGTGAACACCTATCAACAGGTGTGGAACATCGTGCGTCAGGCCGATCATTCAAGCCTCGGCGTGTTGCTCGACAGCTTTCATACGCTGTCGCTCAAGGGCGATCCAAGCGCCATCGCTGATATCCCGGGCGACAAGATCTTCTTCGTGCAAATGGCCGACTCGCCCATCCTGGCCATGGATGTGCTGGAGTGGAGCCGGCATTTCCGCTGCTTCCCTGGCCAGGGTGAGTTCGATCTGCCGGGCTTCCTCGCACCGATCATCAAGAGCGGTTACACCGGGCCGCTGTCGCTGGAGATTTTCAACGACGGCTTTCGCGCCGCGCCACCACGGGCCAATGCCGCCGACGGTTTGCGTTCGTTGCTGTACCTCGAAGAGAAAACCCGTCAGCGTCTGGCGCAGGAGTCCCGGCCCGCGGCCAATCTCGACATCCTGTTCGAGACGCCCAAGGCCAGCGAGTACAACGGCATCGAGTTTCTCGAGTTCGCCGTGGATGAAAGCCTCGGGGCCAAGCTCTCGAACTGGCTGGAACGCCTGGGTTTCGTCAAGGCTGGCCAGCATCGCTCCAAGAGCGTCAGCCTGTTGCGCCAGGGCGATATCAACCTGATCCTCAACTCCGAGCCTTACTCGTTCGGCCACAGTTTTTTCGAGGCCCACGGTCCATCGCTGTGCGCCACCGCCGTGCGGGTCAAGGACAGCGCCAGTGCACTGGCCCGCGCCGTGGCTTACAAAGGCCAGCCCTATCGCGGGCTGGTCGGCCCCAATGAACTGGAGCTCGCCGCCGTGCGCGCGCCGGATGGCAGCCTGATTTACCTGGTGGACCAGGACGCCGACGTCTACGGTACCGACTTCAACCTGCAGCCGAACGCGCTGGCCAGCGGCGGTCTCAAACGCATCGATCACATGGCGATGGCCCTGCCGGCCGACAGCCTCGACAGTTGGGTGTTGTTCTATAAGAGCCTGCTGGATTTCGAGGCCAACGACGAAGTGGTGTTGCCCGACCCTTATGGTCTGGTGAAGAGCCGCGCGTTGCGCAGTCGGGACAGCTCGATTCGTCTGCCGCTGAACATTTCCGAGAACCGCAACACCGCCGTCTCACACGCGCTGTCGAGTTATCGCGGCTCCGGCGTGCATCACATCGCGTTTGATTGCGACGATATCTTTGCCGAAGTCAGTCGTGCGAAAGCGGCGGGCGTTCCGTTGCTGGACATCCCGCTCAACTATTACGACGACCTGGCGGCGCGCTTCGACTTCGACGACGAGTTCCTCAGCGAACTGGCCTACTACAACGTGCTGTACGACCGCGATGCCCAGGGTGGCGAGCTGTTCCATGTGTACACCGAGCCGTTCGAAGGGCGGTTTTTCTTCGAGATCATCCAGCGCAAGAACGGCTATGCCGGTTACGGCGCGGCCAACGTCGCGGTACGACTGGCGGCAATGGCCAAATCCCGAAGTGGTGCCGTCCGTCAGGCAAAGTTGTAG